From the genome of Desmodus rotundus isolate HL8 chromosome 2, HLdesRot8A.1, whole genome shotgun sequence, one region includes:
- the TTLL4 gene encoding LOW QUALITY PROTEIN: tubulin monoglutamylase TTLL4 (The sequence of the model RefSeq protein was modified relative to this genomic sequence to represent the inferred CDS: deleted 1 base in 1 codon), which yields MASAGTEHYSIGLRQGNSFKQSGPSGTVPAPPSEKPTEGKVWSQAQRQVKPVWKLEKKHVGTLSARLSPRLLGVPPQPSYFFCPSTSCSSGTTAALTGHCSSWYPPSLWDLFSNSVLYRRSSYRHRAYQHLESFCLHSSPSEKRPFPLPQKIVPVRLTANRATSFPVSTMAQPMASSPADPYLSLGAAGENPSGKRLASAISGKMPSPLSSYKPVLNNNSFMRPNSTKVPFPQATEGLKPVPSPKIQLVSWHHAGGTGDCALQPTEHKLPKSNGIVLRGALAHSTLPAPGSLDTSTTSVASPQHNQGHVAMRIKPRPYGLDGDSVPQVLTKEVQFTEAVRKLTASGFEKLRPGYQFEQSGSMNPSLQWGFLNRNSRWKPPMVSQHLPQEGAGAGSRILPGASDTLELDSTVICTKRISIHLLASHNSGLSRSPACGSAIDSLPLGENRTPVPPCPPQPFGLADVATRLSSIHLGHLGKEGPKEARELDSPVKDIGSAADLQLDQVEAEDLEEELVDGLEDYCSHDENEEEEGDSERSSFSSVSASESVAVISRGCVEAVTKPLSNEKVVRPALTYSLFPNVPPTIYFGTRDEKVEKLPWEQRKLLRWKMSTVTPNIVKQTIGRSHFKISKRNDDWLGCWGHHMKSPSFRSILEHQKLNHFPGSFQIGRKDRLWRNLSRMQSRFGKKEFSFFPQSFILPQDAKLLRKAWESSGRQKWIVKPPASARGIGIQVIHKWSQLPKRRPLLVQRYLHKPYLISGSKFDLRIYVYVTSYDPLRIYLFSDGLVRFASCKYSPSMKSLSNKFMHLTNYSVNKKNTEYQANADETACQGHKWALKALWNYLSQKGVNSDAIWEKIKDVVVKTIISSEPYVTSLLKMYVRRPYSCHELFGFDIMLDENLKPWVLEVNISPSLHSNSPLDISIKGQMIRDLLNLAGFVLPSTEDNSSSSSSSSSTTSLPSCPRDKCRMAPEQFTAQKLKKAYYLTQKIPDQDFYSSVLDVLTPDDVRVLVQMEDEFSRRGQFERIFPSRISSRYLRFFEQPRYFNILTTQWEQKYHGNKLKGVDLLRSWCYKGFHTGAISESVPLWSFPTSLLTVPKGDVALSTSHKPETGTLGKPTSTKDSEDTSKEPSLSMQVLPVNKYSGKTSRFSASPMSQSTGDSLLAAVSP from the exons ATGGCCTCAGCAGGAACAGAGCAC TACAGTATTGGTCTCCGCCAGGGAAACAGCTTTAAGCAGAGTGGTCCCTCAGGCACAGTGCCTGCCCCGCCATCTGAGAAACCCACTGAGGGCAAGGTCTGGTCTCAGGCTCAGCGACAGGTGAAGCCAGTCTGGAAGCTGGAGAAGAAACACGTGGGGACCCTTTCAGCAAGGTTGAGCCCACGCCTCTTGGgtgtcccaccccagccatcatATTTCTTTTGCCCCAGCACTTCATGTAGCTCTGGGACCACAGCTGCCCTTACAGGCCACTGCAGCTCCTGGTACCCGCCTTCTCTCTGGGACTTGTTCAGCAATTCTGTGCTGTACCGCCGCTCTAGCTACAGGCACAGAGCTTACCAGCATCTGGAGTCTTTCTGCTTACATTCAAGCCCATCAGAAAAAAgaccttttcctctccctcaaaAGATTGTCCCTGTCAGACTCACTGCCAATAGAGCCACTTCTTTCCCGGTCTCCACCATGGCCCAGCCCATGGCATCCTCCCCCGCAGACCCATACCTCTCACTGGGAGCAGCGGGGGAAAACCCTTCAGGGAAGAGACTGGCCTCTGCCATCTCAGGGAAGATGCCATCTCCACTCTCCTCCTATAAGCCCGTGCTAAATAACAACTCCTTCATGCGGCCAAATAGCACTAAAGTGcctttcccacaggccacagagGGCCTGAAGCCAGTACCCTCACCCAAGATCCAGCTTGTCTCCTGGCATCATGCAGGGGGAACTGGAGACTGTGCTCTCCAGCCTACTGAACACAAGCTACCCAAGAGCAATGGCATTGTCCTACGTGGTGCCCTTGCCCACAGCACCCTGCCGGCCCCTGGCTCCTTAGACACTTCCACCACCAGTGTTGCCTCCCCCCAGCACAACCAGGGTCATGTAGCCATGAGGATAAAGCCACGTCCCTATGGCCTGGATGGTGACTCTGTCCCCCAGGTTCTGACCAAGGAGGTTCAATTCACTGAGGCTGTGAGGAAGTTGACTGCAAGTGGCTTTGAGAAGCTGAGGCCAGGCTACCAGTTTGAACAATCAGGCTCAATGAACCCCAGCTTGCAGTGGGGTTTCCTCAACAGGAACAGTCGGTGGAAACCTCCTATGGTAAGCCAGCACCTCCCTCAGGAGGGTGCTGGAGCAGGCAGTAGGATCCTCCCTGGAGCCTCAGACACCTTAGAGTTGGACAGTACAGTCATTTGTACCAAACGCATCAGCATTCACCTCCTTGCCTCACACAACAGTGGGCTCAGCCGCAGCCCTGCCTGTGGATCTGCGATCGACTCCTTACCACTTGGAGAAAATAGAACACCAGTTCCGCCTTGTCCCCCCCAGCCATTTGGCTTAGCTGATGTGGCCACCCGCCTCTCTTCCATCCATCTGGGCCACCTTGGGAAGGAGGGGCCTAAAGAAGCCAGGGAGCTGGACTCACCTGTTAAGGATATTGG TTCAGCTGCTGACCTCCAGCTAGACCAGGTTGAGGCTGAAGATCTAGAAGAGGAGCTGGTGGATGGTTTGGAAGACTACTGTAGCCATGATGagaatgaagaggaggagg GAGACTCGGAGCGCTCCTCCTTCAGTTCCGTCTCTGCCAGCGAGTCAGTAGCAGTGATCTCCCG GGGCTGTGTGGAGGCTGTGACCAAACCTCTTTCCAATGAGAAAGTTGTCCGACCAGCCCTCACCTATAGTCTCTTTCCCAACGTGCCTCCTACCATCTATTTCGGCACTCGGGATGAGAAAG TGGAGAAGCTTCCCTGGGAGCAGAGGAAGCTGCTCCGGTGGAAGATGAGCACGGTGACCCCCAACATTGTCAAGCAGACCATCGGACGGTCGCACTTCAAAATCAGCAAGA GAAATGATGActggctgggctgctggggtCACCACATGAAGTCTCCTAGTTTCCGATCCATTCTGGAGCATCAGAAG CTAAACCACTTCCCGGGTTCATTCCAAATTGGGCGAAAGGACCGGCTATGGCGGAACCTATCCCGCATGCAGAGCCGCTTTGGCAAGAAGGAATTCAGTTTCTTCCCCCAGTCCTTCATCCTGCCCCAGGATGCCAAGCTCCTGCGCAAAGCCTGGGAGAGCAGCGGCCGCCAAAAGTGGATTGTTAAACCA CCAGCATCTGCTCGAGGCATTGGCATCCAGGTCATTCACAAGTGGAGTCAGCTCCCTAAGCGAAGGCCCCTTCTGGTACAGAG GTATCTGCACAAACCCTACCTCATCAGTGGCAGCAAATTTGATCTGCGCATCTATGTTTACGTCACCTCCTATGATCCTCTGCGGATTTACCTCTTTTCTGATGGACTTGTCCGCTTTGCCAGTTGCAA GTATTCCCCTTCCATGAAGAGCCTCAGCAACAAGTTCATGCACCTGACCAACTACAGCGTCAATAAAAAGAACACTGAGTACCAGGCTAACGCAGATGAAACAGCCTGCCAGGGTCACAAATG GGCACTGAAGGCTTTATGGAACTACCTGAGCCAGAAGGGAGTCAATAGCGATGCCATCTGGGAGAAGATAAAGGATGTTGTTGTCAAAACCATCATCTC GTCAGAACCCTACGTGACCAGCCTGCTGAAGATGTATGTGCGGCGGCCCTATAGCTGCCACGAGCTCTTCGGTTTCGACATCATGCTGGATGAGAACCTTAAGCCCTGGGTCCTGGAAGTCAACATTTCCCCGAG CCTCCACTCCAACTCTCCATTGGACATCAGCATCAAAGGCCAGATGATCCGCGATCTTCTGAACCTGGCGGGCTTTGTCCTGCCCAGCACAGAGGATAATTCCAGctccagcagctccagcagctccACTACCAG cctgcccagctgccccagggACAAATGTCGGATGGCCCCGGAGCAGTTCACTGCACAGAAGTTGAAGAAAGCCTATTACCTGACCCAGAAAATTCCTGATCAG GACTTTTATTCATCTGTGCTGGATGTCCTGACACCAGATGATGTTCGGGTTCTGGTCCAGATGGAGGATGAGTTTTCTCGTCGGGGTCAATTTGAACGAATTTTTCCTTCCCGAATCTCTTCTCGCTATCTCCGCTTTTTTGAGCAGCCACGATATTTCAACATTCTCACCACCCAGTGGGAACAGAAGTACCATGGCAACAAGCTCAAAG GAGTAGATCTGCTTCGGAGTTGGTGCTACAAAGGGTTCCACACAGGagccatctctgagtctgttccaCTG TGGTCTTTTCCAACATCACTCCTGACTGTCCCAAAGGGTGACGTGGCACTCAGCACTTCACACAAGCCAGAGACTGGCACGCTGGG gaAACCTACTTCCACAAAAGACAGTGAGGATACCAGCAAAGAGCCCAGCCTTTCCATGCAGGTGCTACCTGTAAACAAATACTCTGGGAAGACTTCAAGATTCTCTGCTTCCCCCATGTCCCAGTCAACTGGGGACTCCCTCCTGGCTGCTGTGAGCCCATGA